From Erwinia pyri, a single genomic window includes:
- a CDS encoding 1,2-dihydroxy-3-keto-5-methylthiopentene dioxygenase, whose protein sequence is MSALTIFTDSEATTPIWHSTDAEEIRQRLNAREVRFERWEADRDLGENPAPEAVITAYQHAIDKLVAEKGYQSWDVISMRADNPQKEALRGKFLSEHTHGEDEVRFFVEGAGLFCLHLDGHIYQILCEKNDLISVPAGTPHWFDMGSSPHFTAIRIFDNQEGWIANFTGDTIADAYPRLP, encoded by the coding sequence ATGAGTGCACTCACTATTTTTACTGACAGCGAAGCGACCACGCCGATCTGGCACAGCACTGATGCTGAAGAAATTCGTCAGAGACTCAACGCCAGAGAAGTGCGTTTCGAACGTTGGGAAGCTGACCGCGATCTGGGTGAAAATCCCGCGCCCGAGGCGGTGATCACCGCTTATCAGCATGCGATCGACAAGCTGGTGGCCGAGAAGGGGTATCAGAGCTGGGATGTGATCAGCATGCGTGCCGACAATCCCCAGAAAGAGGCGCTGAGGGGAAAATTCCTCTCTGAGCATACCCATGGCGAAGATGAAGTCCGCTTCTTTGTCGAGGGCGCCGGGCTCTTCTGTCTGCATCTGGATGGGCATATTTACCAGATCCTCTGTGAGAAGAACGATCTGATCTCCGTTCCGGCTGGTACGCCACACTGGTTTGATATGGGCTCTTCACCCCATTTCACCGCCATCCGTATCTTCGATAATCAGGAAGGGTGGATCGCTAACTTCACCGGCGACACTATTGCGGATGCCTATCCGCGTCTTCCGTAA
- a CDS encoding methylthioribulose 1-phosphate dehydratase, whose amino-acid sequence MSIIPQLDQLVEACHWIGAKGWAPATGGNMSVRQDREYCLLSESGKDKGALTNDDFIQVEIASNRVPSGRKPSAETGLHTLIYRLFPEAGAVLHTHTVNATVLSRVEKSDAVVLQGYEMQKTLAGQRSHLDAVAVALFDNDQDIDALAERIARFAEATPLRYGFLLRGHGLTCWGKDVSEARRHLEGLEFLFQCELQRRVLEAK is encoded by the coding sequence ATGAGCATAATCCCGCAGTTGGATCAGCTGGTGGAGGCGTGTCACTGGATCGGTGCGAAAGGGTGGGCGCCCGCAACGGGCGGCAATATGTCCGTACGTCAGGACAGGGAATATTGCCTGCTCAGTGAGTCGGGCAAAGACAAAGGCGCACTGACAAATGATGATTTCATTCAGGTAGAGATTGCCAGTAATCGGGTTCCCTCCGGGCGCAAGCCTTCGGCCGAAACCGGACTGCATACGCTGATCTATCGCCTGTTTCCTGAGGCGGGCGCGGTGCTGCATACCCACACCGTTAACGCAACGGTGCTTTCGCGCGTTGAGAAAAGCGACGCGGTTGTTTTGCAGGGTTATGAAATGCAGAAAACGTTGGCCGGACAGCGCTCGCATCTTGATGCCGTAGCGGTTGCGCTGTTTGATAACGATCAGGATATTGATGCGCTGGCGGAACGTATCGCCCGGTTTGCAGAGGCCACGCCGCTGCGTTACGGTTTTTTACTGCGGGGGCATGGGCTGACCTGCTGGGGAAAAGATGTGAGCGAAGCGCGTCGTCATCTTGAAGGTCTGGAATTCCTGTTCCAGTGTGAATTACAACGTCGTGTGCTGGAGGCCAAATGA
- the mtnC gene encoding acireductone synthase: MIRAIITDIEGTTSDIRFVHNVLFPYARENLAAFIAAFQHREDVAQALTDLRDEIAQPQAPVEDLITVLFGFMDEDRKSTALKALQGMIWHDGYVSGSFTGHLYPDVLPALEKWRQQSIDLYVYSSGSVAAQKLLFGYSDEGDITVLFSGYFDTHVGAKREVHAYRNIAAEIGLPAHELLFLSDIHQELDAAQEAGWNTVQLLRGDTDAQSRHRQVNRFDQINLELFSS, from the coding sequence ATGATCCGCGCGATTATTACCGATATTGAAGGAACGACCAGCGATATCCGCTTTGTTCACAACGTACTCTTCCCCTATGCAAGGGAGAATCTGGCTGCCTTTATTGCCGCCTTCCAGCATCGGGAAGATGTGGCGCAGGCGCTGACCGATCTGCGTGATGAGATTGCACAGCCTCAGGCGCCGGTTGAAGATCTGATTACCGTGCTGTTTGGTTTTATGGATGAAGACCGAAAATCCACCGCGCTGAAAGCCCTGCAGGGAATGATTTGGCACGATGGCTACGTCAGCGGCAGTTTTACCGGCCATCTCTATCCGGACGTTCTGCCCGCTCTGGAGAAGTGGCGCCAGCAATCAATCGATCTCTATGTTTATTCCTCCGGCTCGGTCGCGGCGCAGAAATTGTTATTTGGCTACAGCGATGAAGGTGATATCACTGTGTTGTTCAGCGGCTATTTTGATACGCACGTCGGCGCCAAGCGTGAAGTGCACGCCTACCGAAATATTGCGGCTGAAATTGGCCTGCCTGCCCATGAGCTGCTGTTTTTATCTGATATTCATCAGGAGCTGGATGCCGCGCAGGAGGCGGGCTGGAACACCGTGCAGTTACTTCGTGGCGACACGGATGCGCAAAGCCGCCATCGTCAGGTAAACCGCTTTGATCAAATCAACCTGGAGCTCTTTTCCTCATGA
- a CDS encoding pyridoxal phosphate-dependent aminotransferase, translating to MSQTSLIPESKLPALGTTIFTQMSALAQQHNAINLSQGFPDFDGPDYLKARLAHHVSAGANQYAPMTGVQPLRDAIAAKTAELYGYRPDSNSEVTVTSGATEALYAAITALVRPGDEVICFDPSYDSYAPAITLAGGVTRRIALQPPSFRVDWQAFAALLSPRTRLVILNTPHNPSATVWQKSDFASLWQAVKEQETYILSDEVYEHICFAEAGHASVLAHPELRERAIAVSSFGKTFHMTGWKVGYCVAPAALTAEVRKVHQYLTFSVNTPAQLALADMLNAEPEHYRELPAFYRARRDRFVQALASSRLEVLPCEGTYFLLADYSAISDLNDVAFCEWLTKEVGVAAIPLSVFCADAFPHKLIRLCFAKQEATLDAAAERLCQL from the coding sequence ATGAGCCAGACTTCGCTAATTCCCGAGAGCAAACTGCCTGCACTGGGCACCACCATCTTCACGCAGATGAGCGCGCTGGCGCAGCAGCATAACGCCATCAATTTGTCACAGGGCTTTCCCGATTTTGACGGCCCCGATTATCTGAAAGCGCGTCTGGCACATCATGTCAGCGCTGGCGCGAATCAGTATGCGCCCATGACCGGCGTCCAGCCGCTGCGCGATGCGATTGCCGCCAAGACTGCGGAACTCTATGGCTACAGGCCAGACAGCAATAGCGAAGTTACCGTAACCTCCGGCGCGACTGAAGCGCTCTATGCGGCGATTACCGCGCTGGTGCGCCCGGGTGATGAGGTTATCTGCTTCGATCCCAGCTACGACAGCTATGCGCCAGCCATTACTCTGGCGGGCGGCGTGACCAGGCGTATTGCCCTGCAGCCCCCTTCGTTCCGCGTTGACTGGCAGGCGTTTGCCGCTCTGCTTTCGCCACGCACCCGCCTGGTGATCCTGAATACGCCCCACAACCCTTCAGCCACCGTCTGGCAGAAAAGCGATTTTGCCTCGCTGTGGCAGGCGGTGAAAGAGCAGGAAACTTACATCCTGAGCGATGAAGTGTATGAGCATATTTGTTTTGCCGAAGCGGGCCATGCCAGCGTGCTGGCACATCCGGAGCTGCGTGAGCGCGCTATTGCGGTCTCCTCTTTTGGCAAAACCTTCCATATGACCGGCTGGAAAGTAGGCTACTGCGTGGCACCCGCCGCACTGACCGCTGAAGTACGCAAAGTGCATCAGTACCTTACTTTCTCGGTCAATACGCCGGCGCAGCTGGCGCTGGCGGATATGCTCAACGCTGAACCAGAACATTACCGTGAGCTGCCGGCGTTCTATCGTGCCCGCCGTGACCGCTTTGTGCAGGCGCTGGCCAGCAGTCGGCTGGAAGTTCTGCCGTGTGAAGGCACTTACTTCCTGCTGGCTGACTACAGCGCCATTTCCGATCTGAATGACGTGGCATTCTGTGAGTGGCTGACCAAAGAAGTGGGCGTGGCGGCTATTCCGCTCTCAGTGTTCTGCGCCGACGCCTTTCCTCATAAACTGATCCGCCTGTGCTTTGCCAAGCAGGAAGCCACGCTGGATGCCGCTGCGGAGCGCCTGTGTCAACTTTAA
- a CDS encoding transcriptional regulator — MANVRELRQAADFSQENAAERFDVSLRVWQMKETPKNPSMLSQGEYELLLLLAGRHPHYSLLPHPKK; from the coding sequence ATGGCCAACGTGCGTGAATTGCGACAGGCCGCCGATTTCTCGCAGGAAAACGCCGCAGAACGTTTTGATGTCAGCCTGCGTGTCTGGCAAATGAAAGAGACGCCTAAAAACCCCTCCATGCTCAGCCAGGGCGAATATGAGCTCCTGCTGCTGCTGGCTGGCCGTCATCCCCACTACAGCCTGCTGCCGCACCCGAAAAAATAG